TGAGGAGGACGGCGTACCGGTCGCTGCGACGCCGACTGTCACGCTAGCCCCCAGCGTCATCGAGTTCCTCCAGCAGAGCGTGATGCCCTACCTGGAGGACATCATGGACGCCTACATCGCCCCTGGAAGCGAGGAGCTCGATTGAGCTGACGACCGTGTGCTAGCCGTATCCTCGTTCACTGGAGGAGCGGGGTGTGCATTGGTGGGTGATCCGGTGGTTGTTTGGCTCGATTACGTTTAAGAAAGGTGGACGCTAACGCTGCAGATAACTCCGAAAAGGAGGGAAAGGATGATGTCGCccatgcgcagcagcagggcaaCGGTAACAAACCTATTCAAACACACAACGCAACAGTCGACTCAGCCACGTTTGCGTTTAAAAGAAGTCGTTGCTTACGGTCCTGCTGCGACGCGAGACACCTCATCAATCCTGCGCCGACCCCTCACAGCAGGCAGCGCAAAACACGCTCATGAGCAATCAGCGTAGATACCGTGCCTTGCGTTTATGAGcacgaacaaaaaaacaacaaagagaggagggtgtgAAAGGGAGCTTTCATCACatcctctcctttcctctcaTCCTTGACGGCTTCCTACGACGCTGCTCTCGGCATGTGTGTCTTTCTCCGTCCTCACCATCACACACGCCCTCTtccactccctcccccgctctgtCTACCCCAAACACGTGCAGCCTGTTCGCATCCTCGCGACTTTAGTGTTTCACGTGTGTGCTCCCCGACTTCTTCTCATCTGCgctctgttttttttttttttagttTCCGTTGCACACCGCCATCAGAGCCGGTCTACACTTTTGCTCTCGCTCTTGTTCCCGTCATGTTCCGCCGTCTTGCTCTTCAGAGTgtcgccggccgccgcgccgtgtgcTCGGGTGCTCGCACGTACTTCTATGCGAACTGCGGTGAAACGGGCATCAGCGGTGCGACGATGCAGGTGCTGATCAAGCTCACCCTGGCCTGCTGCGTCGTGCAGATCTGTGCTATTCGCTACTTTGTGTTCCAGCGCCTGACGACCAAGAACCAGTTCGTCGAGGATTCCACAGATCTGTGGGAGAACGACGGCACTGAGatggagggcgaggaggctgTGGCCAACCTCCGCATTCAACACGAGCGCATCATGCCGTTCATGAACGACATCAAGGACAAGCTGGACGCGCAGGCTTGATCGCACAAGGACGTTTCTCTCTGTGAACGTGTGATCGATGGGCCAGACGGTGCGAGAGGGCGTTCGTCGGTTCCGTCCATGCAAACCTTCTTCGCGCGCACCTTCCCCTTTTCCCGCTTGGGCACTGTTTCTTTCGTTCCTTTGCCCTCGATATCCACATGCGTcgttgcgcgtgtgtgtgtcggggaGGCGGTCGTACGATGAGGCGAATGCGGGTTGTCCATGTGCATGTGGGTCTTCCCCTTTCGGTTGGCTGCAGGGACACGGCACCCCGCTGCGCGCTTATTACAGAATATCAAAGGGTAACGGCgacagcaacgaaaaaaaaaaggaatcCAGCTGACGTGGTGGTGCGTGGGTTGAAagtgtgccggtgcgcgtgtgattGTAACAGCGATGTCTTCCAGCGCAGTCCTCGCCGTTGCGGCCGCTTTCCTACACACACCGCTCCACGTGCACCTTCTTCACGAAGGTGCTGCCTCCAcgtgcctcctctctttttcttgctTTCTATTAGTAGGTAACCTGTAGTGAtccggtggtggtggggggtcGGACAAGCCAAAAGCAGAGGAGAATTCGATAGCGTGGAGGAAGAagaacaacacacacacacacacacacacacacacacccacgcactgAAGGACAAATGAAGCCCGAAGGCCGAAGCAAACACACGAAGAAAAGTGCGCACAGACGATgctttcctttgtttttgtgtgtggtGTTTTGTGGTGCACTTTATTTCGTCGGACCGCCTTGTCGCGCcacacccctccctctttcgtttctttttctgtgttGCTGTGTTCTTgtcttcttcttccccccTTTCTTTGTTTTATGTAGCTGTTTCTCGTAGTGATGAGGCCgcggtgttgttgttggagTCTGCCTCTCCCCGCTCCTCCGCACCGTCGCACCGTCATACACACGTCTTtaggtgcgtgtgcgactgTTTGCAGACAATCGTTGCCCCGACGAAGAACGTCAAGGACtccttccttctccacctctcctctctttctttcgtcTCTTGCATTGGGTTTTGGGCAGCGAGTACCGCATGCTTGTATCCTTCAGTATGCTATTTCCGTTGagttgttgttgttggccTCCATCATGAGAAAGGAATGAacgagaagacgaagaaggaACACATAGCTCAAAACCAACAAAAAAGATTTCACGTTGAACCGAAAAGCCACCTCACATGGATCTGCCGTGGTGCTGATGTGCGGATGATTTCGTGCAtaacggcggcggcggcggggaaGGGTTGCACAGTATCTGTGGATGCATGAGGGTGTTGGTTGCGGTTTTGCAGCCGTGCACCTCACTGCCGAccagagcgagaggggggagaggggcgtggagagacgcagcagcgacagcggcggcggtggctgttGATATGCGTTTCACTCGTGAGTTTTCCGCTTGGGAATGTGCTTGACcgcgtctctcttctttctctcctcccttgtGCGAAGCTGCAGCTGATCCCTATGACATGTGTGCAACCCGTACACATACCTATGCGAAGATGTGCCCGTATCGTGTCGGCagcgcatacgcacacccAGCGCGCGCTTCCTCCACACGGGCTTTCTCCATTCCCCGATGCTCTCTATTCGATCTTCTCGTCTCCCTCACGCTCTcttcgctccctctctcttcgttcTCGGCACCTCGTTGCCACTGCGGGTGACCCCCGCTGATGGGCTGTGCGGCGTCGACCGTTTTTCGTTTATGAACTCCCCCtgcatcccccccccacacacgcacgcgcaccccccACACGGCAGCGCTTTAGCCATTGCGAGTCCTACAAGTGGCTCACATTTTGTGCCGTTTTGAGTTTCTTTTGGGTTGGTCTCATCTTGTCTTACCTTTTCCATCTTCGTGCTTCAGCGATTCGAGTCACGCCCTCTCACACGGCCTCTCTGCAGTCGCTTGGCTCGGGTGCCTTTtacctttttcttttcgttcccCCCTTTAGTCATTTGCTTGCCATCACTACGTTATTGCGTCACACTTCTGTGAGTATGCGTGGATGTGCTTGGGCGTGTTGAGTTGTTGACGCGTCGTTTTCCGTTGCGCCGCCTTGTTCTTTCGCTTTCTCTTATATTGAGCTTCTTATCGCTTGCTGCAGGTAGTCCTCCGGTGGCTACTGCTCTTTCCAGTGTCGACCTCCCACCCCTTCTCTATATCTGTCGTTGCCTCCGTGCATTTTCTGTGTAGGCTTGCTCTTGGATGTGGCTGAGAGAGCGTTAGGCAAACCACacaaacaacagcaacaacgccGCGCGTTCCTCTGCGCCTCGGGACGCATTTCTACGACACGCGCGCCCTTGTCAAGTGACGCAGCGAagcggagaggaggggaagctACTCGTTAACAGATACGCGTCGCGGTGGGCAGGcacgctgcgcacacgcacactctcTCGCGCTCACGCACCCAGCGAATACGAGCTCAGCAGTGTCAACGCTCCAGGTCTCTCTTTCCGGCTGCATCCTTCGTCGTCTTGAGCTTGCCTCTGCACAGACAAGAACACATACATACCAACATCGCTGTCCGTCTTCATACGCTTCTCACATCTTGTTTTGCCTCTCATTTCTCCTTGCACCTCCTGTTGAGTGCCTCCTTTCTCGATAGCGGATAAGGACCAGCAATAACCGGAGCGAGGAAAGTCttccttgtttttttttctgttgttttcGTGCTTGGATTGCTGAGAGTGAGTGTGCCCGCttacacgcacgtgcacgtatTTGCCTGTCTGCGTGCAGCTCTCTCGCCGTCTTTCTCCtcgtgtgtgagtgtgtgtgcgtgtgtgtgtcccgAGTGCTtccgtgcgcgtgtgcacgcttGTCTCTCGAGTGTGGagcatcatcatcatcttgtttttcttctcccttctccgcTTTATTTTCCTTCCCCCACCGTGGTGTTTGTTGCGTGGCGGTCTTGGTGTACCGTTGGCTGCTTTGCGTGCGTTGGCTTGGTCGGTGCCGGGTGGCCTGCTCTTCTTTTCGATCTCGACACTCCTTCATTTTACAGCGTTTTTTACTGTTGCCGTCCTGTGTAGTTGTGTAGAagcgcggaggcgaagggAAGCCGATCAGCAGCGCGAAGTGCAGAAACAGGGCTGTTCATGGGAgtgaggcagcagcgacgaacCGAAACGAAGAAGGCTGatcgcacgcgcacgcgcgttaCTCTTTGTATCCTTTGCTGTTGCTCCCGTATTGTGAGTTCTGTGACACCACCCGGTCTCACTTTCCGTGTCACCATCTATttgcctttttctttgtcCGTTTCTTTGCGAACTTGCTCCTTTCCGATCGTGTCGTCACGCCACGTGGCTCTCTCTATCTGCGCGTCCTGTTTCCAGCTGTGCTCCTGCGTGTTTCTGTcctgcttgcgtgcgcgtgtggctcATCGTCGGACACCTCCTTCGACGTTTTGCTCCTCTTCGCAccgtttctctttctcttttgttttttgtttgttttcgtgTCTCTTGTATCATCTCGTTGCTCCCTGTCGCACCTCGCCCGTGGCGGGCGGCCcttttcgctttttttttgtggtttGTGTGACGGAGCCGGCTGTCCGCGAACTTCTTCAGCCCCTCATTTCTCAGCGTGGGCCCACCTgtccacccccctcccccgactctccgtctctctgtTGGCATCTGTGCAGCTCGCGAGGAGAGCAACCGCCACAGGTAAAACGACAGGCACACCTTACGCACACCGTCAACCCAACACCGATCGGCGGCAAAGCGTGCGAGCGCTACCTACTGTGAAGGCCCCGCGCCCTTTTTCGTCTTGTGTGCGTTTTCGTGGTGCGCAGGCCGTGCAATCGTCGCCTTTTCCTGGtctgtggtgcagcagctgctcttgTCTGGGTTGGTTGACGCCTCTGCAACTATCTGTGTGCTGGCACGGACACTGCTGGCTTTCCTTCCTTTGTGTAGCGATTTTTCCAACcgtgtggtggtgcgtcGCTGCGTCTATGTCTATCGCCCTCTTGAGCTGAGCTGtggcctctttctctctttgttgTGCCTCTTGTCGTCTTTCGCTCGGTTGGTTGTCGGTGTTGAAGGGCAcacgtgtgtctgtctctgtctgcctGCGGGCGTCGCTCGAGCTCGTTGCTCTCGTCGTTACTTCTTATTTTTGCTCTTCGCTTAACGCTTGACACAGGTGCTTGTTTTCGCGCCCTTTGAGCGCCCTCTTCCCTgtgctgtttctctttccctccaCCCCGCTGCAATCGTGCGTGTTGGAGTGTGCCCCGGTGGCGTGCGTATAACTCGGGCGGCACCCCCTGCAGCGTTGCGGGCAAGAGGTGTAGTGAGGCAGTTCTTCTTGcatcattttttttttttcattgTCGTGTGGCTTCCCTGCGCTTCTTCGAGCATCATGCATCTGTTAGCCGGCCGTTATATTTTGGTGAAGCAGATCGGCAAGGGCGGCTTTGGCGCTGTGGAGGAGTACACAGACGCCATCACAGAGGATAATGTCGCCATCAAAACAATTCCTAGCCGGTACGTAAATCAAGAGAGCCGCCGGCTCGTGCGAGAGATCGATATTATGTGCTTCCTGCACGAGGCTCACCCGCACGTCATCGGGTACTTCAGCATCTTTGCCACCAAAGGCACCGCCATACCGCACCACAACGACTCCAACACGTTCGATGACCCGCTTATGAGCGTTGCACAGACGGCAGAGAACACAGCCTATGAATTGAACGTGCTGGGCGAACATTACGCAGGCCTGAGCGAGGAtgagcggctgcgcctgcaTCACGAGGAGCTGATGGCGTTTGTGGCGAAGCTAACCAAAACGGACGAGTTCAATGTTCACATTGTCATGCCGCTCATGAAGGGGGACCTCTTCTACTTTATTCGATTGCTCTCGTCGCAGTCGAGTGTTCAGCGCCTAGGGGTGACGCATCAATTCTTGGCCCAGGTGGCCGTTGTGTTCGCCTTTCAGATATGCTTTGGCCTCGACTACCTGCACCAGTGCTTCATCATCCACCGCGACATGAAGCCAGACAAcgtgctggtgcgcctcgACATCACCAACCCGTACATGTCCACCGCGCTGATCGCGGACATGGGTCTCGCACGGGACGCCCAACATAGCGACACTATCTACATCTGCACTCGCTATTACCGGCCACCAGAGGTCATTACCAGCGTGTCGGGCGGGTCGCCGCGGATCGACATCTGGTCCTTGGGCTGCATCTTTTACGAAATGTGCACCGGGCAGACGCTCTTCACCATGCGGACGGCGCtgaacgagcgcggcgagTGGGACGGCGCCAAGGCTAGCCTGCAGCTCGAGGTGGTTCTCAACACCATTGGCACCCCCGCTGCCGAGGATATTGAGCGCTATATGCCTAGCGGAAACGCAAAGCTGTACTTGCAGCGCAGTGCCGCACGCccgtcgcagctgcgacagctGATCGAGCAGAACTGGATTCTGCACACAAGCGCTGACGAAAAGGAGAAGTGGATCGACCTCATCACTCGCTGCGTTGCCTTCTTCCCCGAGCAGCGACCAACAGCCCAGCAGCTCTGCCAACACCAGTTGTTCCGCAACTACAATGTGTTCTACGGCTCCAATGTGAAGCAGTACGCGCCAACGCCGTTCACGTTATCCTACTCCGGCTCTTCTGACAGCACCCGCGCGGAGAACAAGGCAGCCATTTTGGCTCTTGTGCAGCGCGCTCTGCGCAAAACGATGCCGCAACGGAGCGAGGAGAGTAGCGACGAGGAGTCTAGCTCGctgaacagcagcagcggcgataGCAAGAGCGACGACGAGAGAGCTACCGCGACACAGCCAACCTCCATCGATGACTACGTGTCTGCTGCCCACCGCTGCTTGacctcgctgccgcgcgacagccttcagcagcacggTGGCATTGTCCAGAACGAAGAGTCGGGCCCCGTAGCAGCGCCGTTCTCAGCCCTTGACTCAACAAGCACAAgtggcgcaccagccgcaccaccgccagcgcggcagcgtcagagTTACGCCTTGCACCCGTTTGACAACAGCACCTCGAAAGGCTACTGCAACTCTTTCctcgatgacgacgacgaaggcgACGTTGAGCGCAGCCGCGAGCGGGCACGTGACACCGAGGACGAAGAGTGCTTGCCGGAttttcagcagcagcgccccaGCGCTTTCATGGCGCACCTTAGTCCTGGCAGCGCCTTTCGTCATAGGCCAGCGTCGCTGCCAGACGGTACccttgcggctgctgccactgccactgccactgccactgccactgccgctgccgctgcggcgcccgccgcgccggcggagcCGGAGAAGCGCTTTGCGCACTCTTTCAGCTCCGAGGAGAGTGGCCCAGTAGTGGAAGATACGCCTCCGCTGGGACCGAGCGCCACATTCCGCAACCGAATCACGCGGCGTCGGTCCAGCGCCGCCCAAGAGGAAGAAGATCCCAAGCTGGAGTCGCTGATGCCGAGCGCGTTCAACTTGGACAGCTACCGCGCCGGCAAACCTCTTGACGTAACAGTGAACGAGGGGCCATGCATCCCTGAAAGTGGATCGCCGCAGGCCATGGAGTCTATGCCCGCCGACGAAGTTGCGCGACTGCTGGCGGCGTACAACATGCCCTTGGATGGGAGCACCTACCGCGCCATGCTAAGCCGTGTGCAGTCCGTGCCCCCCTCCGTCATGCCCAGCGATCCGTACCATTTCATTTCTCAGTGCTCCAttggtggcggtgtggggacggcgatgctgccgcagcagcagtcctTCCACACTGCTGCATCGCCGAACGAGGCGAACGGTGTAccgcgcggcggcaatgAGGGGCAGCGTGGCGCGGACTCTGAAGTCCGCAGTTGGGCAgtgacgccgccgtcgtcgacagTCCCGCCTCTaaacggcgccgccgtggaggcggGCACCGATGACCAGTACGACTACTTGGCCGGCACAGACTACTACATTGGCCCTACGCCGAGCAAcgtggcgcaggtggcggccgctCGCCAGCCAGCTGAGAAGCACGGCAGCTCTTCATACTCCCTCAAGGTGGCGGATGGCATGCCACCTGAGcaagcgcagctgcgcacgcttTCGCATGCGTCACCCCCGCCAATCTATCTGCCCAGCCCACAGTCTTCTGAGACGTACCTCTTTCaccagccgccgtcgccgccgccgaatGCTCTCCATGAGCAGAGCGTGGCCGGATTTCCGCCCATAGCAGATGCAGAGCTACGTCAGCGCTACATGTCGTACCGGCACACGCCGCGAAGCATCCAGGCGGCGACGTCGtccgtgctggaggagctgggcGGCTGCACGCACGACGCCGAGCGGTCAAGCGAGCTGCGTCAGCTACTCAACTACTACACTTCTCTCGAGGTCAAGACCTTGTACGCGATATGAGGGCGGGCCGCGATgcatcgaggaggagctgccgaAGGTGGGCAGGGGAGGAGGCCAGGCGTATCGGCTCCAAGCGtcttgctcttcttcctttgCTTTCAGGTTTTGCCTTTCCCGTTCTTGCACCCCGGAGAGGAGAGGCTTGCTGACACGCACGGGCGCAATGCCCGCAGGTGCGAGTACAGCACCTCAGGCGTGTCTaggggtgcgtgtgtgcagtgcTCCCGTTACTGTTGTTCTTCAAACAAAGTGCTCTTCTTTGTTGAACACTTTGCTGCACTGCTGTTTCTGTCTCTCGGCCGCCTTCCCCTGCTCTCTCCGTTGTGTCTTCACCCCGCGCGCCGAGGCTGCCATCCATTCGCTAACCGACGGGCCTGCCTTTCCTCGTCGTGTTTGCTGCATGTGGTGGTACCCATCGAGCCAAGTAACTTCTCCCGCTTCTCTTTCACTTGTGCTGCAGGTGTGCATGAATGTATGCGTGCCTTCCCCATGGCTGTGCTttcacgtgtgcgtgtaggcTCCGTGTGACTAGATGGCGGCGCTTCGTTCTTCCCGGCGTATGTTCATCTCTTTCTGCTGGGCTTTCTTGTCACTACTTCTGCCCCTTACTGACAGGCCGGCGGGCGGGGGCACCCGTCACAGTGTGCGGTATCTCAAGGGTCCagtgcacccctcccccctcccctcgcttGAGCCCATGACTTGGCAGAGAAAAGGAGCGCAGGGCTGGAGGATGGACTGACAGGGAGCAGATGCCACTGCGCCCTCTTGTTGCTCACCATTTTGTTGTTCTTTGCTCCTCTTGCTCCTCCTAGTGCGCGTGCGATCGTATTCAGGGAAGCGGGGCGGCGCCCGTTGGACGGTGAGCGAGCCACGGATAACCCGCCGGGTGCGGGAGACACAGGTGCGCATGCATTCATAGAGTTCTGggctccttttttttctctcacGGCAGTGTTTTGGTACTTCTttgtgagcgtgtgtgcgcgtctgtgcgcggACATCGAGGTGGCCGATGCGGTCGGTGGTGTTGTTCTTCCACCATGAGATCAGGGAGACATGTGAAaagacgaagaaaaagagagagagcgaagcaCATCGCGGCAagtcagcgccgccacgcgaACCGACGACACGTGCACTCGTCCGTGCTTTCGCACTGGAAGGGGTATCGCGAGGCACGTGGGTGGAGGAGCGCTTTGGTTTAGCGAGCTCGTCACCTCTCTGTCTTTCCACGTTGGCGGCGCGGAGGtcgagaggggagggggaggcctGTCGTTGCTCTGCCCTCcggcgcgcacgccggcgaAAGACGGCCCTCTCACGTATTCCGCTCATTCGCCCAGGTGGAGGACAGCCGTGGTCACGACTTGCGCCCGTGTAAGCTGCCTCATCCTTTCTACTTTGCTGATTGTTATCTCTTCTCAAGCTACtgctctcactctctctgtctctttcACTGCCTTCAGTCACCCGCGGGCTTGTGGCCCGACGGAAGccctgcggctgccgcacttcttttcctcctcctcctgctaGTCGCTTACCTTATATTCTCTCACTCTCGTTCTCGCAGGCAGGGGCGGATGTGTGGTCTCCCTCATGAACTGATCCCTCCCCTCAcgtctcttcttcttccgcACCACAGATGTCCTTTGTGTGTAGAGGCCTGCCGCGAAGCGAACGGCTCCTTCCACTAGAGTCCACAGAGGTTCTCGGCTCGACTGATTCATTTCTCCTGCACGTCCTTCACCGTCGCCACGACGGAGACGGGGACGCAGGCGATGCGCCGTGGCATAgcaagcggctgcgcgagcacGTGTCGCTGTACTGGGATCAGCAGCACACGTACCACTCTTATCaccgcacgctgctgcacgcggtGCGATCGACGCGCGGCCCGGTGCGCTTTGCCGGTTTTCCGCAAGTGCGGACTGCGCCGAAGCGCACGGGCGTGGCGTCAAGAGCGGCACCCGCTCCGGAATTTGATTGGGCCGAGTGCACCGGAGCACGAGCCTCAGCGAATGGCAGTGCTTTCCCGCCGTCTCAACTTGGCGCGGaagccgccacggccgcaTCCTCATCTCCGCCACAATCTGCCGAGGGcgtgttgccgccgccacgctcaCTCGCGGCGTGGAACTGGATATCTCTGGTTGCTCCGTACGAGCGGCTGCTGTGTCCCTCGCTGCTGTACAGCGCATTGCTTTCTCCCTCTGTCGGCGGATGCACATCTCTATACTACGCCACACAGCAACCATTGCCAGCACCTGAGGCTACTGCTACACCTGCTCCCactgggtgtgtgcgcgcgcggtggagcacgcacacgtgccaATCCCTATGGACCTTGCACTCCTTCGCTGCCGAGGCTTCGATACCGGCGCAGGAAGTGTACGTTATGTGCGCGGGCACGATCATGTACCTCGACGTCATCGTGACAGCTGGCAGGGTTTGGTCCGAGCTCGAGGGCCTGTGGGGCAACGACCTCATCGTCGAACTTGAAAGAGAGCACGCGACGATGCAGACGGGCTGCCCTGAAAACAGCGAAACCGAGACCCGCCTGCAGCTGAGCTCGTTGAAGTCGTTCCTCTCTCAGCCTCCGCAGACATACGCGGATATGCTTCAGCACGTGCGTGTATTGCTGGAAGCTCTCGCacgcaccaccacagcagccgcaagcTCCAATGAGCCCGCGGCGCCCGAAGCGGCGAGCActgctctccctcgccctctcgcgCCGTGGCTTGAGGCTGCGATGGGGAGGGAAGTGTGGACCTCTGCTCCAGATACCTGGacagccggcagcgacagcagtggTGGCAATGCGAGCTCCGTTGCAGTACAAACTCTGAGGCACGTCGTTGCAGAGTGGCTGTCGCGGCGTGGCGTCActgtcaccgccaccacaccaACCGGCAGCCGTGCGGTGCCGTTGCCAGCGCGCGATCTTTGCCTGTCGCGAGGATCGAACCGCGGTGTGTCCGCCTCTCCCAAGTCAGTCATGCTCTCCGACTGCTActctgcgcgtgcagggTCTCCCGCGCCGCGTGCGGGCACACGGCGGCAACCCATGACTACCGCGAGGTCCACCGGCGCTGCGACTGCCGCCGTCTCCATCACCTTTGAGCCCTTTGAGCCGCACGACACGCCTCGCGATCAGCACCCCTTCTTTCTTCCGCCACTTCCCCAAGACCCTGCGTTCATCGCCTTCGCTGTCGTGTGGCGACGCACGCTGCGGCGATGCGTGCTCGAGCCGGACATGCTGCGGCAACGCCTGCGCCAGGTGATTCTCGGCTATACAGGCCAGCGCTGCGAGGAGCTCCTTCGCGAagcaaggcagcagcagttgcagcggcagcaatCTGTGGACTCGTTCACCGTAGCCGGACCATGCGAAGGGCCATTGTCGACAAGGGCATCAACAGACCAGGCAGACGTTATAGGCAAgaacagcgccgccgccgattCCGCTCTTGGTGACGCTATGCTCACATCTTTGCCGTCCTTgcccgcggccgcag
The DNA window shown above is from Leishmania major strain Friedlin complete genome, chromosome 33 and carries:
- a CDS encoding putative protein kinase, with amino-acid sequence MHLLAGRYILVKQIGKGGFGAVEEYTDAITEDNVAIKTIPSRYVNQESRRLVREIDIMCFLHEAHPHVIGYFSIFATKGTAIPHHNDSNTFDDPLMSVAQTAENTAYELNVLGEHYAGLSEDERLRLHHEELMAFVAKLTKTDEFNVHIVMPLMKGDLFYFIRLLSSQSSVQRLGVTHQFLAQVAVVFAFQICFGLDYLHQCFIIHRDMKPDNVLVRLDITNPYMSTALIADMGLARDAQHSDTIYICTRYYRPPEVITSVSGGSPRIDIWSLGCIFYEMCTGQTLFTMRTALNERGEWDGAKASLQLEVVLNTIGTPAAEDIERYMPSGNAKLYLQRSAARPSQLRQLIEQNWILHTSADEKEKWIDLITRCVAFFPEQRPTAQQLCQHQLFRNYNVFYGSNVKQYAPTPFTLSYSGSSDSTRAENKAAILALVQRALRKTMPQRSEESSDEESSSLNSSSGDSKSDDERATATQPTSIDDYVSAAHRCLTSLPRDSLQQHGGIVQNEESGPVAAPFSALDSTSTSGAPAAPPPARQRQSYALHPFDNSTSKGYCNSFLDDDDEGDVERSRERARDTEDEECLPDFQQQRPSAFMAHLSPGSAFRHRPASLPDGTLAAAATATATATATAAAAAAPAAPAEPEKRFAHSFSSEESGPVVEDTPPLGPSATFRNRITRRRSSAAQEEEDPKLESLMPSAFNLDSYRAGKPLDVTVNEGPCIPESGSPQAMESMPADEVARLLAAYNMPLDGSTYRAMLSRVQSVPPSVMPSDPYHFISQCSIGGGVGTAMLPQQQSFHTAASPNEANGVPRGGNEGQRGADSEVRSWAVTPPSSTVPPLNGAAVEAGTDDQYDYLAGTDYYIGPTPSNVAQVAAARQPAEKHGSSSYSLKVADGMPPEQAQLRTLSHASPPPIYLPSPQSSETYLFHQPPSPPPNALHEQSVAGFPPIADAELRQRYMSYRHTPRSIQAATSSVLEELGGCTHDAERSSELRQLLNYYTSLEVKTLYAI